The following proteins come from a genomic window of Nitrosopumilus sp.:
- a CDS encoding tetratricopeptide repeat protein encodes MGLFGGKENSEDLMYNAMSLIEKNQPKGAISLFNKVIKQEPENTSAIFNKGLALNQIKKYSDAITCFDKLLEINPKDAQAYNNKGIAMAEMGNIQDAAECYDKAIEADPKHAASYFNKGVLLDKLKEHEEALQVLDKAIMIEPRKPNALFYKGIILGKIKRHEEALNCFDKVYKNNPSHMDAFFHKGIELAELGKHENAIEIFDKILSKHKDNVNIIYAKSRSKAELGMDPEALGLLKQAVAKNPKTIRSWAKEEKAFEKFHANDEFRKIVKM; translated from the coding sequence ATGGGATTGTTTGGTGGAAAAGAGAATTCAGAGGATCTGATGTATAATGCAATGTCACTAATTGAGAAAAACCAACCAAAGGGAGCCATCTCGTTGTTTAACAAAGTGATAAAGCAAGAACCAGAAAACACCTCAGCAATATTTAACAAAGGACTAGCACTGAACCAGATAAAAAAATACAGTGATGCAATCACGTGTTTTGACAAATTACTAGAGATCAATCCAAAAGACGCTCAAGCATACAACAACAAGGGAATAGCAATGGCCGAGATGGGCAACATTCAAGACGCAGCAGAATGTTACGACAAAGCAATAGAAGCAGACCCAAAACATGCTGCATCTTATTTTAACAAAGGGGTGCTACTCGACAAACTAAAGGAACATGAGGAGGCATTGCAAGTGTTAGACAAAGCAATCATGATTGAGCCAAGAAAACCAAATGCATTATTCTACAAGGGAATCATCCTAGGGAAAATAAAAAGGCATGAGGAGGCACTGAATTGTTTTGACAAAGTTTACAAAAACAATCCTAGTCACATGGATGCGTTTTTCCACAAAGGGATAGAGTTAGCAGAGTTAGGCAAACATGAAAACGCAATTGAAATATTTGACAAAATCTTATCAAAACACAAAGACAACGTCAACATCATTTATGCAAAATCAAGAAGTAAAGCTGAACTTGGAATGGATCCTGAAGCATTAGGACTATTAAAACAGGCAGTTGCAAAGAATCCGAAAACTATTCGCTCATGGGCAAAAGAGGAAAAAGCTTTTGAGAAATTTCACGCCAATGACGAGTTTAGAAAAATTGTGAAGATGTAA
- a CDS encoding SHOCT domain-containing protein, protein MGTSKKSKKGGYIDKFLRRADKAIQEGIKKADDVLDEAVELGEITAKQASKASKEFSEKARKESEILQKKSIERINEGILSAKKMTSSSEEDLRLLEKLGKLRKSGVLTEKEFQEKKKKILSRI, encoded by the coding sequence ATGGGAACCTCAAAGAAATCAAAAAAAGGCGGATATATCGATAAATTTCTCAGAAGAGCAGACAAGGCAATCCAAGAAGGAATCAAAAAGGCTGACGATGTTTTAGATGAAGCAGTAGAATTAGGAGAAATCACTGCAAAACAAGCTTCTAAAGCGAGCAAAGAATTCAGCGAGAAAGCACGAAAAGAAAGTGAAATTTTACAAAAGAAAAGTATTGAAAGAATAAACGAAGGGATTTTGTCTGCAAAAAAAATGACATCGAGTTCAGAAGAAGATTTGAGATTGCTTGAAAAACTTGGAAAATTAAGAAAATCAGGAGTCCTTACTGAAAAAGAGTTCCAAGAAAAGAAAAAGAAGATTTTGAGTAGAATTTAA
- a CDS encoding ABC transporter permease has product MNPKEILLLSFSALNERKIRTLLTVLMVVVGSSLMIVLNGLSAGQTQFIEDQLNQLADNVLTVTPGQRSFRSVDTTPSIVFNSAVVNKINSLSSVVDVIPRYSGTVDLNSQARVLRTSVLAMNPDDVYVSVPGLEMEAGSVIKRNDPSAILVGQSVAYPDGASFPIVTLGQSLKLTFRYVDTEGEQQEDSRTFVVSGILKESGDRTLDRSVIINENVGNTFLKKSGKFDSLLVSLQSSELISQTEEDLKELFGTSIGISSLQSRLQFRQQFTEGNNAFIQSIGVIALVVGAVGIITTLYTSVTERIKEIGTMKAIGAQNKSILLLFLMEALLIGLLGGTAGILVGMMSGHALSSILSPPGFGNTSNIVPIFHFVDTLYVWLLSVILSISAGILPAWKASTLSPLVALRRE; this is encoded by the coding sequence TTGAATCCTAAAGAAATTCTGTTACTGTCTTTTTCTGCATTAAACGAACGTAAGATCCGAACATTATTGACCGTATTGATGGTTGTTGTAGGAAGCAGTTTGATGATTGTTCTTAATGGACTCAGTGCCGGACAAACTCAATTTATTGAGGATCAACTAAATCAACTTGCAGACAATGTATTAACAGTGACACCTGGGCAACGCTCTTTTCGAAGTGTGGATACAACTCCATCAATTGTATTTAATTCTGCAGTTGTAAATAAAATAAATTCCCTGTCTTCTGTAGTTGATGTGATCCCGAGATATTCTGGTACAGTTGATCTTAATTCACAAGCAAGAGTATTGCGTACCTCTGTCCTGGCAATGAATCCTGATGATGTTTATGTTAGCGTACCTGGTCTTGAAATGGAAGCGGGTTCTGTGATAAAGCGAAATGACCCTTCAGCAATACTTGTTGGACAAAGTGTAGCGTATCCTGATGGGGCATCATTTCCAATAGTTACATTGGGTCAATCGCTGAAACTCACTTTTAGATATGTTGATACGGAAGGCGAGCAGCAAGAAGACTCTAGAACATTTGTGGTGTCTGGAATTTTAAAAGAATCAGGTGATCGTACTTTGGATCGTTCTGTAATAATTAACGAAAATGTTGGAAATACATTTTTAAAAAAATCAGGCAAATTTGATAGCCTCTTAGTTTCTTTACAATCATCTGAATTAATTTCACAAACCGAAGAGGATCTGAAAGAACTCTTTGGTACGTCTATAGGAATCTCTAGCCTTCAATCCCGATTGCAATTTAGACAACAGTTTACTGAAGGTAATAACGCATTTATTCAAAGCATCGGTGTAATTGCTTTGGTTGTTGGTGCTGTAGGTATCATCACTACATTGTACACATCAGTTACTGAAAGAATTAAAGAGATTGGTACGATGAAAGCTATAGGTGCTCAGAATAAATCCATACTTTTGCTTTTTCTAATGGAGGCATTACTTATTGGTCTATTAGGTGGAACAGCTGGAATCTTGGTAGGTATGATGTCTGGACATGCTCTAAGTTCTATTCTATCTCCTCCTGGTTTTGGAAATACTTCAAACATTGTACCTATTTTTCATTTTGTAGATACACTATACGTATGGTTGTTATCCGTAATACTTAGCATATCTGCAGGAATACTTCCTGCATGGAAAGCTTCCACGTTATCGCCCCTTGTTGCATTACGTAGAGAGTAA
- a CDS encoding cupin domain-containing protein translates to MKKANIFGTGDQRKVNPDWFTGKTWMKVISEKIKSKDQDIYHVHFEKGSRTKLHQHDGNQVLIAVKGNGSLEIFKKYGTSKTNFKIKRTEKISLNEGDVVHIPANVLHTHGSVDKKKTFSHIAINILPKKNASYKTTWYESDFKSKVSEII, encoded by the coding sequence ATGAAGAAAGCGAATATTTTTGGAACAGGGGACCAAAGAAAGGTAAATCCAGATTGGTTTACAGGTAAAACATGGATGAAAGTAATATCTGAGAAAATCAAATCAAAGGATCAAGACATTTATCATGTTCATTTTGAAAAAGGTTCCAGAACCAAACTCCATCAGCATGATGGAAATCAAGTATTAATTGCAGTTAAAGGGAATGGAAGTCTCGAGATTTTTAAAAAATACGGCACATCTAAAACCAATTTCAAGATTAAACGAACAGAGAAAATATCACTTAATGAAGGAGATGTCGTGCACATTCCTGCAAATGTACTACATACTCACGGCTCAGTTGACAAGAAAAAGACATTCTCTCACATTGCAATAAACATATTGCCTAAAAAAAATGCATCATACAAAACAACATGGTATGAATCAGATTTCAAATCCAAAGTTTCAGAAATAATATAG
- a CDS encoding ABC transporter ATP-binding protein, with translation MSSMSQTAKQVHGILDVQNVSKVYQTAAGKVVALKNVSFSIPKNQFVSIVGPSGSGKSTLLNMIGALDKPSRGTVLMDGIDIFKLPDNKLAKIRNTKIGFVFQSFNLINRSTVQKNIEMPGIISGMDNATRTKRAQSILKKLGILKKANHKPNNLSGGEQQRVAIGRALINNPAIILADEPTGNLDTATGEDIFQLLTELTKKYSRTVVMITHNVDLAKRTDRSIYMKDGEIEKDVCN, from the coding sequence ATGAGTTCTATGTCCCAGACCGCTAAACAAGTGCATGGCATACTTGATGTGCAAAATGTTTCCAAAGTTTACCAAACTGCTGCAGGAAAAGTTGTAGCTCTAAAAAATGTCAGTTTCTCCATTCCGAAAAACCAGTTTGTATCAATTGTCGGTCCTTCAGGTAGCGGGAAATCCACTTTGCTGAATATGATTGGGGCTTTGGATAAACCATCTAGGGGTACTGTATTGATGGATGGGATTGATATCTTCAAGCTACCTGATAACAAACTGGCAAAGATTCGAAATACCAAAATCGGATTTGTATTTCAATCATTTAATTTGATTAACAGATCGACTGTTCAAAAAAATATTGAAATGCCTGGAATTATTTCTGGAATGGACAATGCAACTAGAACTAAACGTGCCCAAAGCATTCTAAAAAAACTCGGTATTTTAAAAAAAGCAAACCATAAACCAAATAATCTCAGTGGCGGAGAACAACAAAGAGTTGCAATAGGTAGAGCCTTGATAAATAATCCTGCAATTATTCTTGCAGATGAGCCAACTGGAAATTTGGATACTGCTACTGGTGAAGATATTTTCCAGCTTTTAACAGAGCTGACAAAAAAATATTCCAGAACGGTTGTAATGATTACACACAATGTAGATTTGGCAAAAAGGACAGATCGATCAATATACATGAAAGATGGAGAAATTGAAAAAGATGTCTGCAACTAA
- a CDS encoding aminotransferase class III-fold pyridoxal phosphate-dependent enzyme, producing the protein MVLDYTREYKKKTPQSAKLFAKSAKLHVNGVSHNIRFYEPYPFIVKSSAGKNLVDVDSNKYTDYWMGHWSLILGHGQKNVKDALKKQIEKSWMYGTVNMQTVLLSELISKAVPVAEKIRYVTSGTEATMYAVRLARSVTGKKIIAKIDGGWHGYTSDLLKSVNWPFAESESSGVVNEEKIVSIPYNDLEASLFILKKHSNDLAGVIIEPVLGGGGCIPAESDYLKGIQEFCKKNNSLFILDEIVTGFRFRYGCIYPTMKLDPDIVTLGKITGGGMAIGVMCGKKEIMEYADTTGKKKSERSYVGGGTFSANPTSMTAGFATLSILKNNKSIYSTINSIGDYARKELTKAFDGKGVVTGKGSLFMTHFVNNGTVEITNATQAAKCDTRALHDYHFKMIAHDGIFFLPGKLGAISYTHTKQDIKKMVVATIDYLH; encoded by the coding sequence TTGGTTTTGGATTATACAAGAGAGTACAAAAAGAAAACACCACAGTCTGCAAAATTATTTGCAAAGTCTGCTAAACTTCATGTAAATGGTGTAAGTCACAACATAAGATTTTATGAACCATATCCATTTATTGTAAAATCATCCGCAGGAAAAAACCTTGTCGATGTGGATTCCAACAAATATACGGATTACTGGATGGGTCACTGGAGTCTCATTTTAGGACATGGTCAAAAAAATGTCAAAGACGCTCTGAAAAAACAGATTGAGAAAAGCTGGATGTATGGAACGGTCAATATGCAGACCGTTTTACTGTCAGAATTAATTTCAAAAGCTGTTCCAGTAGCTGAGAAAATTCGTTATGTCACATCAGGAACTGAAGCTACAATGTATGCAGTAAGACTTGCGCGCTCTGTTACTGGAAAAAAAATAATTGCAAAGATTGATGGCGGATGGCATGGTTATACTTCAGATTTGCTAAAATCAGTGAATTGGCCATTTGCTGAATCAGAAAGTTCAGGTGTTGTTAATGAGGAAAAGATTGTTTCAATTCCTTATAATGACTTGGAAGCATCACTTTTCATTTTGAAAAAACATTCTAATGATTTAGCTGGCGTAATTATAGAACCAGTGTTAGGCGGTGGCGGATGCATTCCAGCTGAATCAGATTACTTGAAAGGAATACAAGAATTTTGTAAGAAAAACAATTCATTATTTATTTTAGATGAGATAGTTACAGGATTTAGATTTAGATATGGATGCATCTATCCAACAATGAAACTAGATCCAGACATTGTAACTCTGGGAAAAATCACAGGTGGCGGAATGGCAATCGGGGTGATGTGTGGCAAAAAAGAAATCATGGAATATGCAGATACCACGGGAAAGAAAAAATCAGAGCGAAGTTATGTAGGGGGTGGAACATTTTCTGCAAACCCCACATCGATGACTGCAGGATTTGCAACACTTTCTATTTTGAAAAATAACAAGTCCATCTATTCAACAATTAATTCTATAGGAGATTATGCCAGAAAAGAACTAACCAAAGCATTTGATGGTAAAGGAGTAGTAACTGGAAAAGGTTCTTTGTTTATGACCCATTTTGTGAATAATGGAACTGTGGAAATTACTAATGCCACTCAAGCAGCAAAATGCGATACTAGAGCACTTCATGATTACCATTTCAAGATGATAGCACATGATGGAATATTCTTTTTGCCAGGAAAATTAGGCGCCATATCATACACCCACACAAAGCAAGACATCAAAAAGATGGTCGTAGCAACTATTGATTATCTTCATTAG